The sequence GCTCGCCTGTGTGGGTCAGCTGGTGCTTCGCCAGGTTCGACCGCTCACTGAACCCTTTGCCGCACTGCGGGCACCGGTGGGGCTTCTTGGCCAGGTGACTCTTGCCGTGCTGGGCCAGGGCCGAGGCAGTCCCGTAGGCCTTGCCGCAGTCAGCGCAGCGGTGCGGCCTGTCGGCCAGGTGGGCCTGGCGGTGCCGGTTGAGGGTGGAGCTCTGGCCGAAGGACTTGCCACAATCCGGGCACCCATAGGGGCGCTCGCCCGTGTGGGTGCGTTGGTGCTTGACACAGGACGAGCTGCGGGAGAAGGCTTTGCCGCATTCACCGCAGCGGTACGGGCGCTCCCGgcaagcaggagcagggggagttacCGGCTTGGTGGCTTCATCCTCCTCAGCCTTGGAGATAGGGAAAGGCATCAGGGTCAAGGGGTCCCCTCGGGCTTTCACGTCAACATCCCCGTTGAGAGGCTCCATCTTGGCCATGGTCATCCATGTTGCATGTTCCTCTTGGGCCTTTGTGTAAACAGACCCTTCGGGTGGCAGCATCCTGGTGTCTTCGGCCTCCTCCTCTGTCTTAGGGACAGGCAATGAATCTGAGGCTACACATTCCGGCTGGCCCACACCAGGAACATCCATGTTTGGAGGCATCATCTTGGCCATAGTCATCCACAGTGAACATCCCCCTTGTGCCTTCACAGCAACATCCCCGTTGAGAGGCTCCATCTTGgcagtctcctcctcctcttcgacCTTAGGGACAGTCGGTGAGACGGAGGCTGAACGTCCCCATTGGCCCTTTCCGGGAATGTCCATATTGGGAGTCAACATGTTGGCCACGGTCATCCATACTGCATGCCCCCTGGTGGTCTCAACAACATCCCCTCTGAGACACGCCATCTTGAGGACTTCCTCCTCCTCCGTCTTGGGGCCGGTCAATGACACGGAGGTCAGGCCTCTCTCTTGGGCATTTCCGGGAACTTCCCCGATTGGTGGCGCCATCTCAGCAGCTCTGTTGTCCTCCTCGGGCTGACATCTGGGCCCATGACCTGAGGAACAAGCAAGGGGGTGCTGAGTACAAGGGCCGCCAGAGAACGCCGGCCACGCACTGACACCGTCATGGGAGCGTCCTGCTCCTCAGCCCATGCACGAGAGTCTGGGGACAGGAGGAGAAAGACATTGAACTGGGGACAGTTCCGCTCATGCTCCCTGGCGACCCAAGACACACGGGGGGTTCTGTCTGGAGAGAGGTGGGACCAATTGGGGACTGTGTGTCTTAGAGACGAGATGGAAAAGAAGGCATGATACGCCTTCGTCCATCCATCTTCCTACCCATCCATCCACGTACATGACCATCTCACCTATCCCCATACGCACTTCTCTATCCATTTATCCATCCAACCCCCAAaaaatccatccatcccccccacgCCTCTCTATCCAAGTATCTATCcacatccatccctccatctatccatccatccacccccacctctctatccatgtatctatcccatccatccccccatctatccatccatccacccgcacctctctatccatgtatctatcccatccatccccccatctatccatccatccacccgcACCTCTCTATCCATGTATCTATCCACATCCatcccccatctatccatccatccccccacctctctatccatatatctatcccatccatccatccacccgcACCTCTCTATCCATGTATCTATCcacatccatccccccatctatccatccatccacccacctctctatccatatatctatcccatccatccatccacccgcacctctctatccatgtatctatccccatccatccccccatctatccatccatccacctgcaCCTCTCTATCCATGTATCTATCcacatccatccccccatctatccatccatccacccacctctctatccatatatctatcccatccatccatccacccgcacctctctatccatgtatctatccccatccatccccccatctgtccatccatccccccacctctCTATCCATGTATCTATCcacatccatccccccatctatccatccatccccccacctctCTATCCATGTATCTatcccatctatccatccacccccccacctctctatccatgtatctatcccatccatccccccatctatccatccatccacccgcACCTCTCTATCCATGTATCTATCcacatccatccccccatctatccatccacccccccacctctctatccatgtatctatcccatccatccatcccccccacacctctctatccatgtatctatccccatccatccccacatctatccatccatcccccccaacacctctctatccatgtatctatccccatccatccccccgtctatccttccccccacctctctatccatgtatctatccccatccatccccccacctctctatccatgtatctatcccatccatcccccccacgCCTCTCTATCCatgtatctatccccatccatccccccacctctCTATCCATGTATCTATCcacatccatccccccatctatccatccatcccccccacctctctatccatgtatttatccccatccatccccccatctatccatccatccccccacctctCTATCCATGTATCTGTCCCCATCCATCCTCCCATCTATCCACCCGCACCTCTCTATCCatgtatctatccccatccatccccccccatctatccatccatccccccgcacctctctatccatgtatctatcccatccatccatcccccctacCTCTCTATCCAagtatctatccccatccatccccccatctatTCATTCACCCCCCCACCTCTCTATCCatgtatctatccccatccatccccccatctatccatccaccccaccacctctctatccatgtgtctatccccatccatcctccCATCTAACCATCCATTCCCCACGCCTCTCTAGGTGTGGGGAAGGTGGGATGAGGAAGGcagatgtggggagggagggtggggacagggggtgCGGGGAAGGAGGGTTGGGGATAAGGGGTTGCGGGGATGGGGAAGGCGGGATGAggatgggaggtgtggggagggtggggacaggagggagtgggggcggggaggggtggaTGCAGACGGGGGTGCAGGGAtgcggggatggggtgggggagggaggtgtgagGTAAGGGGGTGCATGGGAATGGGGTTCGggggggtgcgggatggggttcggggagtgtggggaggggttacagggggacagaggggtgcggggagggggtgcagggggatgggagggacagATGCGGATGGGGAtgcggggatggggtgcagggggacggGGAGGAAGGGACGGGGAgcagggggacggggacggggtttGGGGCGTGCGGGGAGGAGTTACATGGGGACAGAGGGGTGCGGGATGGGATGcagggggacgggggggcggagaggggtaCATGGGGACAGAGGGGTTCAGGGGGGTgcgggatggggagcaggggggcggggacgGGGTTTGGGGCGTGCGGGGAGGAGTTACATGGGGACAgaggggtgcgggatggggtgcagggggacggggggcagggaggggttccATGGGAACAGAGGGGTTCAGAGGAGTGcggggggtgcgggagggggagcaggggtgcGGGGACGGGGTTTGGGGCGTGCGGGGAGGGGTTACATGGGGACAgaggggtgcgggatggggtgcaggggaacgGGAGTgcgggatggggtgcagggggcggcGGGGGCTCACCTAGGCACCCATCGGCCCTGGGGACCCCGTCCCCCGCCGGGCGGGTGGCAGCGGCAGCCGGCTCCGTGCTCGGGGGTCCCGACTCCATGCAGcgacccccccgctccccgccgccgcttggggggcaggaagcagcCGATAAGGACCGGCCCTTGCAAAGCACCATGGGGAGTGTAGTTTCCCAGGCACGGGAAGTGATGGTGGGAGGGGCTGTCCCAGGGCTTGTTGTGTccatgggacccaggagtcccggctcccagccccgcccccccgctctaacccactagaccccacgccTCTCCCAGGGTgggagacagaacccaggagtcctggctcccctgtGTTCAGCCTTTCACAGCCGTGCCCAGCCAGGGACTCcagtgctgcgagcttccccacagcagtgccccaaGCCCAGCTCGGGCTTCTCTCCCCCAGGGCCtatctagcccggtatcccgccccctccctgcggCCAGAATCAGCCCCACCGCCCTAGCTCCCAGCAGTCGGTACAAGCTGCTGCTCTAGAGAAAACTGCAAAGTGCCCCTCCCCATAGGGGAAAATGTATTCCCAAACCCCATATTTCAAGCTTGGTTTAGGCCCAGAATTTCCCGGCGAGAAGCCTTGGCTAGTTTTGTAATCCTGGTCCTTACAAATGTGGATGTTATGACTGCCTATATGAAATCCCCAGTCCTTCTGGGAATCTTGCGACACCTCGTCATGTGGAGGTGAGTTCCGCAGGTTAACGGCCTGCTCCGATCCCCTGGAGTCTTCTGCTCAGGTAACACACACTGTCCTGCTTCTGTCTAGCAGAGGGCAGCCCTgctcactcgctctccccacacACTGCAGGATAAATACACATATTGTTTCTTCTCCGAAAATCACTTGCACGCATTTTCTATACGTATGAGGAGGGAAAGTCCAAAAACGACTGGAGGGGATCAGGGtcacccgtgtgtgtgtgtgtgtgtgtgtccagggcCTCAtgaaaccttaatctgcctcCGAATATATGTCGTGTTAAACAGACACCCAATAGTCACCTTTCTAATCcgtctcacacacaaacacacgcacaATTTGCGTTTGAAGCCGAGAGTCACACGGCCGTAGCCTTGGCAGTGTTTGATTTTTACTCTTTTATAATTTAGGTGGATAGCGATGTTTAtttttatgcctttttttttttttacttttatcagTTTAAACATTCAGTTGTATTTTGCAAAATTTGATGATCACTGGAAATAGTTTTGGGCTGTGGGTGGATATGGTGAAGtcgacatttaccgataaaaatcaaatccttgcAAAGTCTAGACAGACGCACTCAGCATTCTCGCCTCACACACAGATACACCATTGATATTTTTACGCACACGCATTTTATAATCCtaatctctctcccacacacacaaataactCACCTTTCGACCTTGGCACACAGACACAAACAGTGTATTTTGAATCACACATCTGCATACGTCACATGGCTCTTCTCACacaggtctgtgtgtgtgtggtgttgctTGTCCATTTATCCTGGCTGCCCATCATCACTGTGTCTGGGCGCCTTCTGGGTAAAATCTATAGCACTAGCAAGacacctagaatcatagaagatcagggttggaagggacctcaggaggtcacctagtccaaccccctgctcaaagcaggaccaatccccaactaaatcatcccagccagggctttgtcaagccgggccttaaaaacctctaaggaaggagactccaccacctccctaggtaacgcattccagtgcttcaccaccctcctagtgaaatagtgtttcctaatatccaacctggacctcccccactgcaacttgagaccattgctccttgttctgtcatctgccaccactgagaacagccgagctccatcctctttggaaccccccttcaggtagttgaaggctgctagcaAATCCCCCCcacttcttttctgcagactaaatgacCCCAGCTAGATAGAAACCTGATAGATTTCACACAGTCTCTGGCACGTCTAAGTTTTGGGGGTGAAAGCCCTGCTAGCGGCATGCTTTGGGGGTGGTTTGGGGGTTGCTTGATTGATTTtcttagcgagacaaggtgggcgtGGGactatctttttttggaccagcttctgttggcaagagagaccagcttttgagcttacattgAGTGTGAGGGTTATTTTCAGGGCGCTTTTGAATATATGGGACATCAAGGTGGATGTCATATTtccgtgtgtgagagagagccagGGAGACCAGCatactgccccctgctggtggagaatcgcagccgtgtgtgtgtgtgtgtgtgtgtgcgcgtacaCACCTTACAGGTGAATCCTGCCCCATTGcactcaatgggagctttgccccAGATCTCTGGGCACAGATACACACTAACACACTCCAACACTCTTGATGTTTCTCTTAGAAAACTTTTAACAACCATCTCCCCTCCCACAGGCTGGTTACATTCCTAGAATACAGGGCAAAGTCATTTACCACACACTGCTCATCCACAGAGCTAAAAAGGAGACAGTCACTAGGCGACAAATGCTACCATGACATGAATCACATACATAAATAAACCAGTCATTTCCAGCAGCTTCGCGTGTTAAGAGTGGAGGCTTTACTCGGCAGAGTAGTGAATGTTTAGCCCTGAGTCTATCGAGGAGTGCAAGAGACACTAGACTGTAATGAGACAGACACGTAGACAGACAGAAGGGTTGTGGGGGGCTGGACAGGTAGAAACACCACAATCTgagatagatcgatagatagaaggggtggatgcaggagcggcgccagggtttttggtgccctaggcaggggtccttccgcactcccggtcgctgtcggcaattctgcggtggggggggggtccttccacgctcccagtcttcggggcacttaggcagcgggtcccggagtgagtgaaagacccgccgcagaattgccgccaaagacccggagcgcagaaggacACACCccccccgccgaattgccgccaaggacagcaaaatgccgcccccccaaatcctggtgccctaagCGACcgctaggtcacctaaatggaagcgccggccctggggtggatggggatagatagatagataatgagAAAGTCAGAGTGTACAGCTAGACAAACAGACCAGAATCTAATGAGACAGACACCATGTGCATTATCGATAGGACAGAATTCATGTAGCAATTGTAACCCATGGctcactgtcagagcagctgtAAGATGTCCAGATCAGCCAGGCGGCATTGAAAGCCCAGCTCAGAATCTCCTTGCCCCAGAGCAACGTTGGCAGACGAGTGATCCATGAGCACCCACCTCCTCGAGCCGGGACAGCGCGCCCTAGGCTGCAGTTCTGGCCCCCGGGAACGGAGAATCTCCTAGACGTTCGCACACTTCCAAGCTACATTGATCTGggttttcttttctaaaaaaacGTTTTTATTAACGTTTTATTAAATGGCGTTTTTATTAACGCCATTCCCGTAATGGGCAAAAAACCCATCAGCGTCGCTGCAAATCTGCCAAGTGCTCCTTTGAGGTTGTACAACGCTGGCCTCTGGGGGGCAACTTGCATGAGAGGGGCGCTGGTCCTTCAAGGCGCAGAACCCCTCCTGGCCACCAGTAGTGCTAGAACGGCCCCGTCCCTGGGAGCTGCAATACACGTGGGACACCaccggggtgggggaaggatgtCTGCCTCTGCAGAGCAGGGCTGTAGGGAGCGGAGAGAAAGCCTAGAGCAGGAAATATAGGGCTCAGTTAGGGGTCATTCGATTCAGCCCCACAGAGGTAGAGAACTAGACTGATTTTGATGGTCCGGCTGGCTTTCTTTATCCCCAGCACATGcttcagggccaggctggcctcCAGTGATTTTTGGGAGAGGGTGAAATTCTGCTTCCTTTTCACACCAGACATCACAAATTCCCAGTGACCAGTTTATTGGCCGGAGGAAATTGGCCAGTTTAGGTCGACATGGCATGGGGACAACACAGAAGGTCATTCTCTCCAGACACTATCCATAACAGGGCATCATTCTCCCTGGCCCATTGCCTCATGGGAGAgctaggcagagagagagagaagctgggggAAATCTTAGCTTCATTGTCTTTGCTCTAGTGATGCAAAAGCTGGAATCTCAACTTTTCTCCTCCAAAGGTCAGGGAAGCTTTTCATCAACATTTGAAATGTCCACAAACAACTTGCAACATTTCAACCTTTTCCCATCAAAATGTCAAATGTGGTTAATTGCAaggttttcccccccaaaattcgGAATCTCAGAACACCTCAAATGTTCACATTTCTCATCCACCTTCCAAACGTCGATCTTCTCTATGAGCATTTTGAAAGGCATTGAATTTTTTTCACTCTCCATTGAAACTTCTAGTGAAATTTTTCATCAGTTTCAAATTCCAAGAAAATATTTTCGACATTTCAAATTTTGATATTTCTTTTCCATCCAGATCTCATTGtaatattttcatcaaaaattgaaTTGACACATTTCCCATCAATAAAAATGGTCAAAAAGGTCCAATTTCAGTAAAAATGTTCAACgtttctacaaaaaaaaaaaaatcatccatgttttgaatttcaatattttttccatcAGTTTTTAATCTTATTGAAATTTTTGCTCAAAAATTTGAATCGCAACATTTCGCATCCACAGTtcaaatttcagtgaaaacattCCTCAGCATTTCAAATTCACCCAAAAAACTTTCACTGACATTGTAAATTTCCGGTTTCCATCAGAATTTCAAatgtcattaaaatattttcatcacaATTAAAATTCCAGTGCATTTTTCATCAATTTCAAATTTTAGAAAAGGtttttttcattgacatttcAAATTGggacatttttcatcaaaattacaTCTCtgaaatttttccatcaaaatttgAACTCCAACATTCTCATGGATGCCTCAAATATCTATGAAAATGTGCATCAAAATATCAAGTTTCAGTGAAAACTTTTCAGCCACATTTCAATTTTTGCTATTTTCCATCTCAATTTTGAACACCAACAAAATTCCTCCTCAAAATATCACAAGCATTTCAACCCAAAAATTCCAGTGGCACTACTAATTTGGATATTTTCCATCAGAATTTTGACTCTCATTGAAATTTCCCCCCTACAAAAACGAAAATTCCACTGACATTTTTCATCAATTTCAAATTTCACCAcaacattttcactgacatttcaATTTTGATATTGTCTCCCATGATGGCAAATCTCATTGACATTTTTCCTCAATCACACTTTGAAATTCCAATGAAGTTTTGCATCCATTTCcaatttcaacaaaacattttctgtcaacattttgaattttgataTTTTCAAGCAGAATTCTGAATCTCTCTGAAATACTTTCTATCCGCATTTCTCAACACACGTCAGTGGTTGTAAAACTTCATATCCCAGTAAAACCAGCCATATTTCAATGAAAGTTTTCAACCCAACAAAAAAGTTCATTACAATTTCAAATATCACTGGGGTCGGGGAGTAGAACCAAAATTCTACCTCAGAAATGTGGGAggtgtggaatttccatcccatttCATTAACAGCCTCCAAAACTGactcaaatattttaaagcagaaaTACAACCCTGATCTCTTTCGAGGGGAATCCATTTGTTCTGACCTCATCTCTAGGCACCAAAAAGGTCATAAATTAACGCTATTTATTATCCGGATTGTGGTAGCATCTCTGAGCACCAATCATGGCCTAAGACCCCACTAGCACCCCCAGTGCTAGCCACTGTGCAGACACAGAGCTTGCAATCCAGTGTACAGTGGAGCGTGAAAGGAACAAGGAGCCAGTGTGTAGCAAGCACCCTGCTTGCTTTTAAAGGGACCCAATCCTTGATTTTAATATCCGGTCCTCCCCAAGGCATCTCTGCCCAGTCCAGAGCAGGAGCAACAGTGGATTTCATGGGTCCTCTTCCATAGCTGGCAGAATCACACAGTGGGGAACACAGGAACAGCTGCCCCAGAACAGAGCagtgggcccatctaccctggtatcccacCTCTACCAGTGACTgtcccagctgcttcagagaaaggcagATCAACCCTCTCTCCCCCCGGTGGACAGTTCTGGAATAACTTGCCCCCAGGGAAAGGAAGATCCCACACCGGACCCCAGAGTAGGGTGGGTttcatttcccttccctccactCCGACTATTGCTTATTTCGGGGTGAATAATGGAGTTTTCGGTTCACTGGCAGGTCTGAAaaattggaggggaaaaaattcaggTTTTGGGTCAAAATTGAATGTTTatgaaattttcagcaaatcaaaagttgaaaaaaagtcccatctggggttaaacaaaatgtttcgttTGGCTTCTGAgccttggtttgttttttaacgCTTTTGAGTTGTCATTTCAATCAAACCAAGGGAGGTTCTGAAACAAGCCGCCATTTGCAATCAGAACGGTGAAACATTTTCACTTTTTCGGGATTGATTTTTGGGTTTTTTCCAACCGTAACCATCTGCTGAAACTGACAAGGAACTGCAAATGATTTCACGGAATCTGTCCATTTCACCCCCAACAAACTTTTGGCCGAAAAACGTCTCCCAGCTCTAGTTATTCCAAGAGTCCTATTGACTGTCACAACGTGGAATGCCCGCATTATCCTTAGCAATGTTCCatccttgttttattttatttttaattctaggCTCTGCTGTTATGTAGTTGCAGGTAGTTCCCCTGGCTA is a genomic window of Malaclemys terrapin pileata isolate rMalTer1 chromosome 4, rMalTer1.hap1, whole genome shotgun sequence containing:
- the LOC128836632 gene encoding zinc finger protein 497-like — its product is MESGPPSTEPAAAATRPAGDGVPRADGCLGHGPRCQPEEDNRAAEMAPPIGEVPGNAQERGLTSVSLTGPKTEEEEVLKMACLRGDVVETTRGHAVWMTVANMLTPNMDIPGKGQWGRSASVSPTVPKVEEEEETAKMEPLNGDVAVKAQGGCSLWMTMAKMMPPNMDVPGVGQPECVASDSLPVPKTEEEAEDTRMLPPEGSVYTKAQEEHATWMTMAKMEPLNGDVDVKARGDPLTLMPFPISKAEEDEATKPVTPPAPACRERPYRCGECGKAFSRSSSCVKHQRTHTGERPYGCPDCGKSFGQSSTLNRHRQAHLADRPHRCADCGKAYGTASALAQHGKSHLAKKPHRCPQCGKGFSERSNLAKHQLTHTGERPHRCAQCGRGFSQKANLRRHQETHRGAELHRCADCGRTFRHARRLAQHRRACHTPGEPHSCADCGQTFAARSQLARHRRGHTDERPYRCGVCGKAYSVSSHLLVHLRGHTEERPYRCAECGAGFAEAAKLAQHRRSHTEERPHQCAQCGRRFGLRSNLTRHQRAHSGEKPHRCSQCGRAFSRGSNLAQHQRTHRGEKPYRCGQCGKAFAVSTHLLIHQRSHTGERPFPCPHCGKGFTVSSNLRQHLRIHTGERPYPCAECGKSFRARTHLRAHQKLHA